The following proteins come from a genomic window of Natrinema saccharevitans:
- the uvrB gene encoding excinuclease ABC subunit UvrB, with protein MSDAQGPLQPDRPDVDRPFSVDAPFDPAGDQPEAIEQLVAGFREGMDKQTLLGVTGSGKTNTVSWVVEEIQKPTLVIAHNKTLAAQLYEEFRNLFPDNAVEYFVSYYDYYQPEAYVEQSDTYIDKDASINEEIDRLRHSATRSLLTREDVIVVASVSAIYGLGDPRNYVDMSLRLEVGQEIGRDELLAQLVDLNYERNDVDFTQGTFRVRGDTIEIYPMYGRYAVRVELWGDEIDRMVKVDPLEGKTQGDQQAVLVHPAEHYSIPETKLERAMDEIRDDLDDRISYFERQGDMIAAQRIEERTTFDLEMMAETGYCSGIENYSVYLSDRRSGEAPYTLLDYFPDDFLTVVDESHQTLPQIKGQYEGDKSRKDSLVENGFRLPTAYDNRPLTFEEFEDKTDQTLYVSATPADYEREESDQVVEQIVRPTHLVDPAIEVADATGQVEDLLDRIDDRIDRGERTLVTTLTKRMAEDLTEYLEEAGVDVAYMHDETDTLERHEIIRSLRLGEIDVLVGINLLREGLDIPEVSLVAILDADQEGFLRSETTLVQTMGRAARNVNGEVVLYADEPSNAMESAIEETQRRRRIQQQYNEDHGLEPTTIEKEIGETNLPGAKTDTTEVSGRELADEDDAARYIDELETQMQEAANNLEFELAADIRDRIREVREEFDLAGDDDEGIAPPTEEF; from the coding sequence ATGAGCGACGCGCAAGGACCCCTCCAGCCGGACCGTCCCGACGTCGACCGGCCGTTCTCGGTCGACGCGCCGTTCGATCCCGCGGGCGACCAGCCCGAAGCGATCGAGCAGTTGGTCGCGGGCTTTCGCGAGGGCATGGACAAACAGACCCTGCTCGGGGTGACCGGCTCCGGGAAGACCAACACCGTCTCGTGGGTCGTCGAGGAGATCCAGAAGCCCACGCTGGTGATCGCCCACAACAAGACGCTGGCGGCCCAGCTCTACGAGGAGTTCCGGAACCTCTTCCCGGACAACGCCGTCGAGTACTTCGTCTCTTACTACGACTACTACCAGCCCGAGGCCTACGTCGAGCAAAGCGACACCTACATCGACAAGGACGCCTCGATCAACGAGGAGATCGACCGGCTGCGCCACTCCGCGACCCGCTCGCTTTTGACCCGCGAGGACGTCATCGTCGTCGCCTCGGTGTCGGCGATCTACGGCCTCGGTGACCCCCGCAACTACGTCGACATGTCCCTGCGCCTCGAGGTCGGTCAGGAGATCGGCCGCGACGAGTTGCTCGCTCAGCTGGTCGATCTGAACTACGAGCGCAACGACGTCGACTTCACGCAGGGCACGTTCCGGGTCCGGGGCGACACGATCGAGATCTACCCGATGTACGGCCGGTACGCGGTCCGGGTCGAGCTGTGGGGCGACGAGATCGACCGCATGGTCAAGGTCGACCCCCTCGAGGGCAAGACGCAGGGCGACCAGCAGGCGGTGCTGGTCCACCCCGCGGAACACTACTCGATCCCGGAGACGAAACTCGAGCGGGCGATGGACGAGATCCGCGACGATCTGGACGACCGGATCTCCTACTTCGAACGGCAGGGCGATATGATCGCCGCCCAGCGCATCGAGGAGCGGACGACCTTCGACCTCGAGATGATGGCGGAGACCGGCTACTGCTCGGGGATCGAGAACTACTCGGTCTACCTCTCGGACCGGCGGTCGGGCGAAGCGCCCTACACCCTGCTGGACTACTTCCCCGACGACTTCCTCACCGTCGTCGACGAGTCCCACCAGACCCTGCCTCAGATCAAGGGCCAGTACGAGGGCGACAAGTCACGCAAGGACTCGCTGGTCGAGAACGGCTTTCGACTGCCCACCGCGTACGACAACCGCCCGCTGACCTTCGAGGAGTTCGAAGACAAGACCGACCAGACGCTGTACGTCAGCGCGACGCCGGCCGACTACGAGCGTGAAGAAAGTGACCAGGTCGTCGAACAGATCGTCCGGCCGACCCACCTCGTGGACCCCGCGATCGAGGTCGCCGACGCCACGGGTCAGGTCGAGGATCTGCTGGATCGCATCGACGACCGCATCGATCGCGGCGAGCGGACCCTCGTGACCACGCTGACCAAGCGGATGGCCGAGGACCTCACCGAGTACCTCGAGGAGGCGGGCGTCGACGTGGCCTACATGCACGACGAGACCGACACGTTAGAGCGCCACGAGATCATCCGCTCCCTGCGCCTGGGCGAGATCGACGTCCTCGTGGGCATCAACCTCCTGCGGGAGGGCTTGGACATCCCCGAGGTCTCGCTGGTGGCGATCCTCGACGCCGACCAGGAGGGCTTCCTCCGCTCGGAGACCACGCTCGTCCAGACGATGGGCCGGGCGGCCCGCAACGTCAACGGCGAGGTCGTCCTCTACGCCGACGAGCCCTCCAACGCCATGGAGTCGGCCATCGAGGAGACCCAGCGTCGCCGCCGCATTCAACAGCAGTACAACGAGGACCACGGCCTCGAGCCGACCACCATCGAGAAGGAGATCGGCGAGACCAACCTCCCCGGGGCCAAGACCGACACCACCGAGGTCTCCGGCCGGGAACTCGCGGACGAGGACGACGCCGCCCGCTACATCGACGAACTCGAGACCCAGATGCAGGAGGCAGCGAACAACCTCGAGTTCGAGCTGGCCGCCGACATCCGCGATCGAATCCGGGAGGTCCGGGAGGAGTTCGACCTCGCAGGCGACGACGACGAGGGGATCGCGCCGCCGACCGAGGAGTTCTGA
- a CDS encoding VWA domain-containing protein has translation MDGSKQTRRALILTATLLLSTITMPVVAAGSNSALGNHINPNEEYDLDSFSEREFTFSNTSQTNPTKTIQDPYTGVTVSFKQLNTEVENISITPYSDAGNHELPNVGPTVRIGPEETAKTAEIEQATVSIPLTESVSSNATDSLAIYRWDGTGVGGWSPVSTDFNVEEQRANATVSSLGYFTVLNQTTWKNSTRVQRPDPVEPETANAVYVGSENGSISKISPNSGTIVWQKQFSEIGDTVVASGPNGAVYGTVTRNGTVYQIDWFNGSTTTRVPFDPGVFELSTTREDTVISAANVSRGGNVTIVDTEYGYRPWTMTFFSEQGPEYRLDDITQGTDGAVYAGLYFDGRESGTRLTRIHDANNSVETAWETDISPTIHDLKQGPDGTVFVATSTGIRGVNPADGTRLWSTSIPGGTTELAIAGDDRLYAIEQGDDVTAPRLLTVNSTDGAIVNSTALPVDDEAVVVGIETAVDGSIYIGTHGTESRIIRGDESSIETTGSRTVASSDQDGGDTVNAYSETTSSYTGFTTDGITSETKSPTLLKSGAITEFDRTDLINPVDAGAASDTRLYSTVTSSTQSESFSISAQDETITTDDALTLRFSADPSRTATLRLETSTGQEVYSTKVEATDAQKQFQLSIPQAGEYVAILESTSDSKTDSTDPITVSQPNGDAEPAEISIETSSMDLTTDDDLSLSFYADQQVNATLSLKTTDGQEVYSTAVEATTTEKTLLLSLSQPGEYLATIESESGGLTDTTEPVTVSSPDGNDGTPISIHALETNITTAENLVVDYRADETRNATLTVESTGGQTLLETAVTARQQSQQLSIPDLSAGEYVVRIVSDSGLEDSTDTVVVEESGSDDNGSASDPEFAVTARPNEFTTDEPLAVQIDPDRSRNVTLAVDSTTGQTVYETSLSLSDGPTTFRLNDVPAGEYTVTVGAVDSDIQATTEPITVKSLQAGIKFTEPVAGEPISFTSFVNNVGQNDTIVEADWNFGDGTTTSSTGQVKHVYEEPGKYTIELTLVDEFGNGTKRTATGTIFVRNETDNAAGAGTVTEISPNGSVDWQQTTETAVTDITAQSGIRPDRTLHGVTTPLWSVSVPESNSTYIEAAIRSNRTDENATLVARASNGSTRTTSTDRDTWTTVRVPVTEFAGDEITVTGRSSGDAPAEIRDVRVLTDDDEDGLPDYLEEQQFKLPFAAAASVSLDPETADTDGDGLADGREIRFFPANGSALDDQMRPSLAAGNPSVSDTDGDGLNDSVEAQYSFLNPFVTDSSGNGVSDPAADRDGDGLSNEEEISLGTNPRYSDTDGDGLTDLEEVREYDTDPRSADTDDDGLSDSEEFELETDPLDPDTNANGVVDGNETYTTSTSNESVGVDLDLTGQGNIAAGTTIEAEQNDAITGERVTNVSASEIVHLDSEQKFEDATVTIEYDDATDSDEPLTMVTYNESKQMYVPLNSTVDRKNNTVTASTPHFSTFSVFNIEKATSTWDARPPESYSDRSDSRSVDTVFVIDESGSMSGSPTSYAKEAVSRFIMSLDDDEQTGVVGFDSSSRVIQPLTTNHQRVNESLDGLTAGGGTNVTVGLREALDELERNSNSSHPQELILLSDGQTSGNPLEVADAAASQGIEINTVGLGSSVDEEELRSVANTTGGGFFHVENASDLPETFERIENKPRDSDGDGLPDKLEQESILLGVNPQVGGGFENSNRVKTDPHIADTDGDGLTDGQEVGEYSEVTHTYSGVGLTRSKVTFSYYKLRSDPTDPDTDNDQVNDHDERRIWDSDPTQADTDDDGLIDVVDPAVNEKTTPPRFKYQSYNINDLSQLPTTVRNPSERLAVVARPTGGATDIEEIHVHQYIDTWVPLVENGWHNQTFTGDDLKHAENSDKVYVTTTFGVLGRVSPEEVEITVVDDDGNIAGTSHDVDDGTVDVAAGVSATDTTTAGLAVGAVSSSEYAAVTTATGISVSSAAVIASGAVVAGGYAVWAETTGSAAGEVSQRAYAQSIPVTEPLWQEEIDGLEITLPSGAVYEHEIHDGHERKHGWEQIKELPGISQPGDVREIVRAPNAIEEDGRYDLIIGDNPGGDGQIILRVAEGLIIAADQIVEDPQGVEDEFLIPTDKSHIEDREEPHITQNSEIQRIVEEADEVYTNGYGLYVWVLYEEGTAKIVHGYDHKQIDETDHDRIVLSTAYERINAVSEFIKRLVESKQLNKIYPND, from the coding sequence ATGGATGGTAGTAAGCAAACTAGGCGCGCATTAATACTAACTGCCACGTTACTTTTGTCAACGATTACAATGCCTGTGGTTGCAGCAGGTTCTAATTCCGCTCTTGGTAATCATATAAATCCGAATGAAGAATACGATCTCGACTCTTTCAGTGAACGAGAATTCACATTCTCAAACACCTCCCAAACAAATCCGACTAAAACGATACAGGATCCGTATACCGGCGTAACTGTTTCATTTAAGCAATTGAACACGGAAGTAGAAAATATTTCCATTACGCCATACTCCGACGCTGGTAATCATGAACTCCCGAACGTAGGACCAACTGTTCGTATCGGCCCTGAGGAAACTGCTAAAACGGCCGAGATTGAGCAGGCAACCGTTTCTATACCGCTGACTGAGTCGGTATCGTCTAATGCTACCGATTCGCTGGCCATTTACCGTTGGGACGGAACTGGCGTTGGCGGCTGGAGCCCAGTATCGACTGACTTCAATGTCGAGGAACAGCGAGCAAATGCAACAGTCTCTTCGCTTGGATATTTCACAGTCCTGAATCAGACTACGTGGAAGAATTCGACGCGGGTCCAACGACCAGACCCGGTTGAACCGGAGACGGCAAACGCCGTTTACGTCGGTAGCGAAAACGGATCGATCAGTAAGATCAGTCCCAATTCAGGAACGATTGTCTGGCAGAAACAGTTCTCCGAAATAGGTGACACAGTTGTTGCGTCAGGTCCCAACGGGGCTGTTTATGGGACAGTCACGAGGAATGGCACTGTTTATCAAATCGACTGGTTCAACGGCTCGACGACGACACGGGTTCCGTTCGATCCCGGTGTTTTCGAACTCTCGACTACTCGAGAGGATACGGTGATCAGTGCCGCGAACGTTTCGAGGGGTGGCAACGTCACGATAGTCGATACGGAATATGGGTATCGACCGTGGACGATGACTTTCTTCAGTGAGCAGGGGCCAGAGTACCGCCTCGATGATATTACGCAGGGAACTGACGGTGCAGTGTATGCTGGACTCTATTTTGACGGCCGCGAGTCCGGAACACGTCTTACGCGTATTCACGACGCAAATAATTCAGTCGAAACCGCGTGGGAGACCGATATTTCCCCAACTATCCACGATTTGAAACAGGGACCTGACGGTACCGTGTTCGTCGCTACGTCGACCGGTATACGCGGTGTCAATCCGGCCGATGGAACCAGACTGTGGTCGACATCGATACCGGGTGGCACAACTGAGCTCGCAATCGCTGGCGATGACCGGCTGTACGCGATTGAGCAGGGCGATGACGTTACAGCGCCGAGGCTTCTCACAGTCAACTCCACTGATGGCGCGATCGTCAATTCAACGGCCCTCCCGGTCGACGATGAAGCGGTTGTCGTGGGAATCGAGACGGCCGTCGACGGGAGTATTTACATCGGGACACACGGAACTGAGAGCAGAATCATTCGAGGAGATGAGTCGTCCATAGAAACCACTGGATCCAGAACTGTGGCCTCCTCGGATCAGGATGGCGGCGACACGGTAAACGCTTATTCCGAAACTACCAGCTCATATACAGGTTTCACTACGGATGGTATTACCAGCGAGACGAAATCTCCTACTCTACTCAAGAGCGGAGCGATAACCGAATTTGATCGAACAGACCTGATCAACCCTGTCGACGCAGGTGCGGCGAGTGATACCCGATTATATTCGACGGTAACGTCATCTACCCAATCAGAATCGTTCTCGATTTCCGCCCAGGATGAGACGATCACTACTGACGATGCACTTACCTTGAGGTTCAGTGCTGATCCAAGTCGAACGGCAACACTTCGACTCGAGACATCGACAGGACAAGAGGTCTATAGCACGAAAGTTGAGGCAACCGATGCTCAGAAACAATTCCAGTTGTCGATCCCGCAGGCCGGCGAATACGTTGCAATCCTCGAGTCGACATCGGATTCGAAGACGGACTCAACCGATCCGATCACCGTCTCCCAGCCGAATGGTGATGCCGAACCGGCCGAAATATCCATAGAAACGTCTAGCATGGATCTCACGACTGACGACGACTTGTCCCTCTCCTTCTATGCAGATCAGCAGGTGAACGCGACACTCTCGCTCAAAACGACTGATGGACAAGAAGTATACAGTACAGCGGTTGAAGCGACGACAACTGAAAAGACCTTACTGCTGTCGCTTTCCCAGCCCGGCGAGTATCTCGCTACTATCGAGTCCGAATCGGGCGGACTAACGGACACGACGGAGCCAGTTACCGTCTCCAGTCCCGACGGTAACGATGGAACGCCCATCTCGATTCATGCTCTCGAAACCAACATCACTACCGCGGAGAATTTAGTTGTCGACTACCGCGCCGACGAAACGCGGAACGCGACGCTCACTGTGGAGTCAACTGGTGGACAGACGCTACTCGAAACGGCCGTGACAGCTCGCCAGCAATCTCAGCAGCTATCCATTCCTGATCTCTCTGCTGGCGAGTACGTGGTCAGAATCGTTTCCGATAGCGGTCTCGAGGATTCCACCGATACCGTGGTCGTTGAGGAATCCGGGAGCGATGATAACGGATCAGCATCGGATCCCGAGTTTGCAGTAACGGCTCGGCCGAACGAGTTCACGACGGACGAACCGCTGGCAGTCCAGATAGATCCGGATCGATCACGGAACGTCACGCTTGCAGTCGATTCTACGACTGGACAGACGGTCTACGAAACGTCGCTCTCATTGTCGGATGGACCGACGACATTTAGATTGAACGACGTACCTGCAGGCGAGTACACTGTCACTGTCGGCGCTGTGGACAGTGATATTCAGGCAACTACCGAACCGATCACGGTTAAATCACTTCAAGCTGGAATCAAATTCACTGAGCCGGTGGCGGGCGAGCCGATATCTTTCACCTCCTTCGTAAACAACGTCGGTCAAAACGACACGATCGTTGAAGCTGACTGGAATTTCGGGGATGGAACAACGACATCCTCAACTGGACAGGTCAAACACGTCTACGAAGAACCCGGCAAGTATACGATCGAACTGACTCTCGTCGACGAATTCGGGAACGGAACGAAGCGGACGGCAACGGGTACGATTTTCGTCCGAAACGAGACCGACAACGCGGCCGGAGCTGGTACGGTAACTGAAATTTCCCCGAACGGTTCCGTCGACTGGCAGCAAACGACTGAGACGGCTGTCACCGATATCACCGCTCAATCGGGAATCAGACCCGACAGAACGCTTCACGGTGTCACAACGCCGCTGTGGTCGGTGTCGGTCCCGGAGAGTAATTCCACGTACATCGAAGCGGCTATCCGATCAAATCGCACCGATGAGAACGCGACACTAGTCGCCCGCGCGTCGAACGGAAGTACGCGTACAACGTCGACCGATCGAGACACGTGGACGACAGTACGGGTACCGGTGACTGAGTTCGCCGGTGACGAGATCACCGTTACTGGGCGGAGTTCCGGAGACGCACCCGCCGAGATCCGTGACGTCCGCGTACTCACGGACGACGACGAAGACGGATTACCCGATTACCTCGAAGAACAGCAGTTCAAACTGCCGTTCGCGGCGGCCGCTTCCGTCTCTCTCGACCCTGAAACTGCCGATACGGACGGTGATGGTCTGGCGGATGGCCGTGAAATCCGTTTCTTCCCGGCCAACGGTTCGGCTCTGGACGATCAGATGCGACCATCGCTCGCAGCTGGAAATCCCAGCGTTTCGGATACAGACGGTGATGGGCTCAACGATAGCGTCGAAGCACAGTACAGCTTCCTGAATCCGTTCGTAACTGATTCGAGCGGAAACGGCGTCTCCGATCCCGCTGCGGACCGTGACGGTGATGGTCTCTCGAACGAAGAGGAAATCTCTCTCGGAACTAACCCGAGATACTCCGATACCGATGGTGACGGTCTCACTGATCTCGAGGAAGTCCGCGAATACGATACCGACCCGCGTTCGGCGGATACGGACGACGATGGACTCTCAGACAGTGAGGAGTTCGAACTCGAGACCGATCCACTCGATCCGGACACGAACGCGAACGGAGTCGTCGACGGAAACGAGACCTACACGACGAGTACCAGCAATGAATCCGTCGGCGTCGACCTCGATCTAACCGGCCAGGGGAACATCGCAGCCGGCACGACGATCGAAGCAGAACAGAACGATGCGATTACTGGCGAACGAGTTACCAACGTCAGCGCTTCCGAAATCGTTCACTTAGACTCCGAACAGAAGTTCGAGGACGCAACGGTCACGATCGAATACGACGACGCGACGGATAGTGATGAGCCGCTGACGATGGTCACGTACAACGAATCCAAACAGATGTACGTGCCCCTAAATTCAACCGTAGATCGGAAAAACAACACTGTGACGGCTTCAACGCCGCACTTTTCGACGTTCTCTGTGTTTAACATCGAAAAGGCGACATCGACGTGGGACGCGAGACCGCCGGAAAGCTATTCCGATCGTTCTGATTCGCGTTCAGTTGATACCGTGTTCGTCATCGACGAGAGTGGTAGCATGAGTGGATCACCGACCAGCTACGCAAAAGAGGCTGTGAGTCGGTTTATAATGTCTCTCGACGATGATGAACAGACTGGAGTCGTCGGATTCGATAGTTCGTCTCGAGTTATCCAGCCCCTCACTACCAATCACCAGCGAGTTAACGAGAGTCTCGACGGACTCACTGCTGGCGGCGGAACGAATGTGACTGTCGGATTACGAGAAGCGCTCGATGAACTCGAGAGAAACAGCAATTCCAGTCATCCACAGGAGTTGATTCTTCTATCAGATGGCCAAACAAGTGGAAACCCCCTAGAAGTAGCCGATGCCGCCGCTTCACAAGGGATCGAAATCAATACGGTTGGACTCGGGAGCAGTGTTGACGAGGAAGAACTCCGCTCGGTCGCCAATACGACTGGCGGCGGATTCTTTCACGTCGAAAATGCCAGTGACCTACCGGAAACGTTCGAACGAATCGAAAATAAACCTCGAGACAGTGACGGAGACGGACTTCCGGATAAACTCGAGCAGGAATCCATTTTGCTCGGTGTTAACCCACAGGTAGGGGGTGGGTTCGAGAACAGTAATCGAGTCAAAACGGATCCGCACATAGCCGACACCGACGGTGATGGACTCACGGATGGACAAGAGGTTGGCGAGTATTCTGAAGTAACACATACCTATTCTGGAGTAGGTCTCACCAGATCCAAAGTGACGTTCTCGTACTACAAGCTGCGATCGGATCCAACCGATCCAGACACTGATAATGACCAGGTGAACGATCACGATGAACGTCGCATCTGGGACTCGGATCCGACCCAAGCGGACACCGACGATGATGGACTGATTGATGTTGTGGACCCGGCGGTGAACGAGAAGACGACCCCGCCGAGGTTCAAATATCAGTCTTATAATATAAATGATCTCTCTCAACTACCGACAACAGTCCGTAACCCAAGTGAACGACTTGCTGTCGTCGCTCGTCCGACTGGTGGAGCAACCGATATCGAGGAAATTCACGTACATCAGTATATCGACACGTGGGTGCCGCTTGTCGAAAACGGCTGGCACAATCAAACGTTCACTGGCGACGACCTCAAACACGCCGAAAACAGCGACAAGGTATACGTGACGACGACGTTCGGTGTGCTTGGGCGGGTCTCGCCAGAGGAAGTGGAAATCACAGTGGTCGATGATGACGGCAACATAGCCGGAACGAGTCACGATGTCGACGATGGCACGGTCGATGTCGCCGCCGGAGTCTCGGCCACGGACACGACGACGGCAGGGCTGGCAGTCGGCGCAGTCTCGTCGTCAGAGTACGCGGCAGTAACAACGGCAACGGGTATCAGCGTCTCGAGTGCTGCGGTCATTGCTAGCGGTGCCGTCGTTGCCGGCGGGTACGCCGTGTGGGCCGAGACGACCGGCTCCGCAGCTGGCGAGGTCAGCCAACGAGCGTACGCTCAGTCCATTCCAGTTACCGAACCGCTGTGGCAAGAGGAGATCGACGGTCTCGAGATTACGCTCCCGAGCGGGGCCGTCTACGAACACGAAATTCACGACGGGCACGAGCGCAAACACGGCTGGGAGCAGATCAAAGAACTCCCGGGAATCAGCCAACCCGGAGATGTCCGTGAGATCGTTCGTGCGCCGAACGCGATCGAGGAAGACGGTCGCTACGATCTGATTATCGGCGATAATCCGGGCGGAGACGGGCAGATTATTCTGCGCGTGGCCGAGGGGCTGATCATCGCAGCTGATCAAATCGTCGAAGATCCACAGGGAGTCGAAGACGAATTCCTTATTCCGACCGATAAGAGCCATATTGAGGATCGAGAAGAGCCACATATCACTCAAAATAGCGAAATTCAGCGAATTGTTGAAGAGGCAGATGAAGTCTATACGAACGGCTACGGACTATATGTATGGGTCCTCTACGAAGAAGGGACTGCAAAGATCGTCCACGGCTACGATCACAAACAAATAGATGAAACAGACCATGATCGAATTGTACTGAGTACAGCATATGAGCGAATCAATGCCGTGAGCGAATTTATCAAACGTCTTGTCGAGAGCAAACAATTAAACAAAATATATCCGAATGACTAA